A genome region from Myxococcota bacterium includes the following:
- the mltG gene encoding endolytic transglycosylase MltG: MRRIIKVGFSFIFALSLVAFGIYSYLIHWAYTPGPNLTEVEVIIERGASAHQIGRDLQKARVISNPFLFYTYVRLLTRTSRKLMSGDYLIPPGTTPERIVYMLERGLQREFRFTIPEGASLKDIVDIISKSGVASKENLALALANPLLLEELKIPHDLRGGIEGYLFPETYIFQAGTLPMDIFRHMHDELMAQFTPEMKARINELGFTLNEVLTFASLIEKETGAASERPLIASVFYNRLKKGMKLQTDPTVVYGVDRPKGKIKRIDLKHRHEYNTYLHAGLPPGPIAAPGLAAIKAVLWPAKSNYLYFVSRGNGTHEFCPTYACHVAGIKKYLKRSPAPELTTPDVL; this comes from the coding sequence ATGCGCAGAATCATTAAAGTAGGCTTTTCCTTTATATTCGCTCTTTCGTTGGTGGCTTTCGGGATCTACAGCTATCTCATACATTGGGCATACACGCCGGGACCCAATCTCACCGAAGTAGAAGTTATTATCGAGCGAGGCGCGAGCGCGCATCAAATCGGGCGTGATTTACAAAAAGCGCGCGTGATTTCTAACCCGTTTCTATTTTATACCTATGTTCGTTTACTGACCCGGACCTCCCGCAAGCTTATGAGCGGGGATTATTTAATTCCGCCAGGCACCACTCCTGAACGAATCGTTTATATGTTGGAGCGAGGCCTACAGCGTGAGTTTAGATTTACCATTCCCGAGGGCGCAAGCTTAAAAGATATCGTCGATATTATCTCGAAAAGTGGTGTTGCATCCAAAGAAAACTTAGCGCTCGCTCTAGCAAATCCGCTGCTGCTGGAAGAGCTTAAAATCCCCCATGATTTACGCGGCGGCATCGAAGGCTACCTATTTCCCGAAACCTATATCTTCCAAGCCGGGACTCTGCCAATGGATATTTTCAGGCACATGCATGACGAGCTCATGGCGCAATTCACGCCCGAAATGAAGGCTCGAATAAACGAACTAGGATTTACACTCAATGAAGTGCTGACATTTGCATCGCTCATCGAAAAAGAAACCGGCGCCGCCAGCGAGCGCCCATTAATCGCCAGCGTGTTTTACAACCGCCTGAAAAAAGGCATGAAACTCCAGACCGATCCAACCGTAGTTTACGGCGTCGACAGGCCTAAAGGCAAAATCAAGCGAATCGACTTGAAACACCGCCATGAGTATAACACTTACCTCCATGCTGGCTTACCGCCAGGGCCGATCGCTGCCCCGGGTCTAGCCGCCATCAAAGCGGTGCTATGGCCGGCCAAGAGCAACTACCTCTATTTCGTGAGCCGCGGCAACGGCACCCATGAATTCTGTCCCACCTATGCTTGTCACGTTGCTGGGATTAAAAAATACCTGAAGAGATCGCCGGCGCCTGAACTGACAACGCCGGATGTGCTCTAA
- a CDS encoding IMP dehydrogenase, which yields MFPEALTFADVLLQPAYSEVLPSQVNFETRLGNKLNLKTPILSAAMDTVTERAMAAAMAGEGGLGVIHKNMSPQMQASHVLSGQSAAAVGPGTDLEARAEALVKAGAIMLVVDTAHGHSRGVLDAVTRLKKLYPEITIVGGNIATAQAAKALIEAGADAVKVGIGPGSICTTRIVAGVGVPQLTAILEVAQIARPFGVGVIADGGITHSGDIVKALAAGADAVMLGSLLAGTKESPGEVVTIEGKQWKAYRGMGSLGAMVQGSKDRYAQGDVQENKKLVAEGVEGFTAYKGALSAILYQLTGGLRSGMGYLGAANLGDLRANARFMKITAAGLRESHVHDVKMV from the coding sequence ATGTTTCCTGAAGCTTTAACATTCGCTGATGTCTTGCTACAACCCGCTTATTCAGAAGTTCTGCCTTCGCAAGTTAACTTCGAAACGCGGCTCGGAAACAAACTCAATTTAAAGACTCCAATTTTATCTGCCGCCATGGACACGGTGACTGAAAGAGCGATGGCAGCTGCAATGGCGGGTGAAGGCGGCCTCGGCGTTATTCATAAAAACATGAGCCCGCAGATGCAGGCAAGCCATGTGTTGAGCGGCCAATCCGCCGCAGCGGTTGGACCTGGCACGGATTTAGAGGCGAGGGCCGAGGCTTTGGTTAAGGCTGGCGCCATCATGTTGGTTGTTGATACGGCTCACGGTCATTCGCGAGGCGTGCTGGATGCCGTTACGAGGCTCAAAAAATTATACCCTGAGATTACCATCGTAGGTGGCAATATCGCCACCGCGCAAGCAGCGAAGGCATTAATAGAAGCAGGCGCAGACGCAGTCAAAGTAGGCATAGGCCCAGGTTCAATTTGCACAACACGCATTGTGGCAGGCGTTGGTGTGCCACAGCTCACAGCCATTTTGGAAGTTGCGCAGATCGCTAGACCCTTTGGTGTCGGTGTTATTGCGGACGGCGGCATTACCCATTCCGGCGATATCGTGAAAGCACTAGCGGCTGGTGCGGATGCGGTGATGTTAGGCTCATTGCTTGCTGGCACAAAAGAATCTCCTGGCGAAGTGGTAACGATCGAAGGGAAGCAATGGAAGGCCTACCGCGGTATGGGCAGCCTAGGCGCCATGGTGCAGGGCAGCAAAGACCGCTATGCGCAAGGCGATGTCCAAGAAAACAAAAAGCTGGTGGCCGAGGGCGTAGAAGGCTTTACGGCATATAAAGGCGCGCTTAGCGCGATATTATATCAACTCACCGGTGGGCTAAGATCCGGCATGGGCTATTTGGGCGCGGCCAATTTAGGCGATTTACGGGCCAATGCTCGGTTTATGAAAATTACTGCCGCGGGGCTTCGAGAGAGCCATGTGCATGATGTGAAGATGGTTTAA
- the cdd gene encoding cytidine deaminase, protein MIDSQKHLIERAKHARSLAYAPYSNFQVGAALLTEDGTIFEGCNVENSSFGLTVCAERSALLSAVSQGHRAFKAIAVITQTNPPASPCGACRQVLAEFAPNLPIIIASTDGQIAETNLSDLLPMQFRLK, encoded by the coding sequence TTGATTGATTCCCAAAAGCATTTAATTGAGCGAGCTAAACACGCTCGCTCTCTGGCCTACGCGCCCTATTCGAACTTCCAAGTCGGCGCGGCGCTACTAACCGAAGATGGCACCATCTTTGAAGGCTGCAACGTGGAAAACTCCAGCTTTGGCCTTACAGTCTGCGCAGAGCGATCTGCTTTGCTATCTGCCGTTTCACAGGGGCATCGAGCTTTTAAAGCCATTGCTGTAATCACGCAAACAAACCCGCCTGCCTCTCCCTGTGGTGCTTGCCGGCAAGTCCTGGCTGAGTTCGCCCCAAATTTGCCGATTATTATTGCAAGCACGGACGGACAAATCGCAGAAACCAACCTCAGCGATTTGTTGCCCATGCAATTTAGGTTGAAATGA
- a CDS encoding LeuA family protein, producing MKELIHDWNPKVLKKAPELCDETLRDGLQSPSVLEPDVDASCQLLSMMDKLGITIADIGLPGAGERAAGKALELAKYVVQQKLSMKIYCAGRTVEADIKPIADIQNAAGIPIAAYCFLGTSPIRQAVENWDIDMLLKTAEKAIRFAISQNLEVAFVTEDTTRSSPETLSVLFKQAINMGVKRLVLCDTVGHSTPEGVVNLVTWAHKLAGDQIALDWHGHNDRGLGLINSLVAAQAGCSRIHGTGLGVGERVGNTAMDQIIINLKLAGVYEHDVSSLGNYVNLVSKACGVPIPYNYPVFGKDAFRTATGVHAAAVIKAEKRGEEGWADLVYSSVPARHFGQKQIIEVGPMSGLSNVHYWLSQNKINATESQVAKIFELAKSSNHILTDSEIRGCL from the coding sequence ATGAAAGAACTTATTCACGACTGGAACCCGAAAGTACTCAAAAAAGCACCTGAGCTTTGTGACGAAACGCTGCGCGACGGGCTTCAATCTCCCTCAGTCTTAGAACCCGATGTGGATGCTAGCTGTCAGCTGCTCAGCATGATGGATAAATTAGGCATCACCATTGCAGACATTGGCCTCCCCGGCGCAGGTGAGAGAGCGGCCGGTAAAGCGCTCGAGTTAGCCAAATATGTGGTGCAGCAAAAGCTCAGCATGAAAATATACTGCGCCGGACGGACCGTCGAAGCAGACATTAAGCCCATCGCCGATATTCAAAATGCCGCAGGGATACCCATCGCCGCTTATTGCTTCCTAGGCACTAGCCCCATTCGGCAAGCGGTTGAAAATTGGGACATCGACATGCTGCTGAAAACGGCAGAAAAAGCCATTCGGTTTGCCATAAGCCAAAACTTAGAAGTCGCGTTTGTCACCGAAGACACCACCAGATCAAGCCCTGAGACACTGTCGGTACTCTTCAAACAAGCCATTAACATGGGCGTTAAACGTTTGGTCCTATGCGACACCGTAGGCCATTCGACCCCAGAAGGCGTGGTCAATTTAGTCACCTGGGCCCATAAACTCGCAGGCGATCAGATTGCACTCGACTGGCACGGTCATAACGACCGGGGCCTAGGATTGATCAATTCACTGGTGGCAGCGCAAGCCGGATGCAGCCGAATCCATGGCACCGGCCTTGGCGTTGGCGAACGCGTCGGCAACACCGCAATGGACCAAATCATCATTAACCTCAAGCTCGCAGGCGTCTATGAGCACGATGTCAGCTCGCTCGGTAACTACGTGAACTTAGTCTCCAAAGCTTGCGGCGTACCAATCCCTTATAACTATCCGGTATTTGGTAAAGACGCTTTTAGAACCGCCACCGGCGTTCATGCTGCTGCTGTCATAAAAGCCGAAAAACGAGGCGAAGAAGGCTGGGCAGACTTGGTTTATTCGTCGGTACCAGCGCGCCATTTCGGCCAAAAACAAATTATTGAAGTCGGCCCTATGAGCGGCTTGTCTAACGTTCATTACTGGCTTTCACAAAACAAAATTAACGCGACAGAATCTCAAGTTGCAAAAATCTTTGAGCTCGCTAAAAGCTCTAATCATATTTTAACTGATTCCGAGATTAGAGGTTGTCTTTGA
- the ruvX gene encoding Holliday junction resolvase RuvX, with amino-acid sequence MTEQGRILGVDLGFKRTGLAVSDERWITTRALPNLSPQSRAKDIEYLIQLCDEMDIQTVLIGYPVLPQSGDEGPMAKRARGFYEALCKATPPTLSVFLIEETYTSKEAASRLGAKKDALKLLDGESARILIETFIHAQNH; translated from the coding sequence ATGACAGAACAAGGCCGCATCTTAGGTGTCGATTTAGGCTTCAAAAGAACTGGCCTTGCGGTTAGCGATGAGCGATGGATCACCACCAGAGCGCTACCGAATTTGAGCCCCCAAAGCAGAGCGAAAGATATCGAATATCTTATCCAGTTATGCGATGAGATGGATATTCAAACCGTCTTAATAGGCTACCCTGTTTTGCCCCAATCGGGCGATGAAGGCCCCATGGCCAAAAGAGCGCGGGGCTTTTACGAAGCGCTCTGCAAAGCGACACCGCCAACGCTTTCCGTTTTTCTCATTGAAGAAACCTACACCTCCAAAGAAGCCGCTAGTCGTTTAGGTGCAAAAAAGGACGCACTTAAACTGCTGGATGGGGAATCTGCTAGAATCCTCATAGAGACTTTTATCCATGCGCAGAATCATTAA